A part of Legionella sainthelensi genomic DNA contains:
- a CDS encoding phosphoenolpyruvate carboxylase, which yields MNQNVSHLPRELSHMVSWSLTRLGKTIAEVYGKETYEVIEQIRVSMQDTIGSKALELRNALLKLQIELSKLDKNQLYQIAHGFSLMMELINACESAYRIFRINQRTEKVYSDKPQGIHYVLTAHPTEARTNEFLILFKAIRDFLIEVLKSPYLMNESHLDQMLKISLQINISPHKKPSVEDEARYIYQYALSPFNIELYHSFFTKGVPIQLRTWVGGDKDGHSGVNEKIMVKSLELSRSFFVAYIQECLKEVLEIVKLSTGLNANKILANQINQLIRKTLDLRKIKPKDHEKVSAFKNELTAIQAHTLKFLHFKLEQFSIISSIFQLYPALVIPIELREDSAVVRESLTSIKKSTITNMLEKVYLITHGTDPKNYIRGFILSMVESAEDIKNGIKLVKQVFRSYALPVVPLFENQLALTNADSILNTSITEDIREKHLKQWDGNYEVMLGYSDSSKENGVLPSRLMIARSLRSIQSTLEKKNLRPIFFHGSGGSIERGGGDIKEQTASWSKEMMANYKATIQGEMVARLFGSSSILKNQIDKFLDIYSQQVKKTDNDYPEELLLFATKISQKYKTLIKSEWFWSVIEQASPYHFLKELKIGSRPTKRKSGADQRKLRAIPWILCWTQTRLLFPTWWGVGSTWLELNALGKNKLKALYQENAFFASFVKQLGVTLSKVYLPIWEQYLYQLTGSNQYLEPFQSELESTILFFYQITGEKDFCFHQPWLGESIQLRSTMVHPLNLIQIEAIKRKDLPLLRKTVTGISCGMLTTG from the coding sequence ATGAATCAAAATGTCTCTCATCTGCCAAGAGAACTCAGTCATATGGTTTCTTGGTCCCTTACTCGTTTAGGGAAGACCATTGCTGAAGTTTATGGAAAAGAAACATACGAAGTAATTGAACAAATTCGAGTATCCATGCAAGACACCATTGGGAGTAAAGCACTCGAACTTAGAAACGCGCTTCTTAAGCTCCAAATTGAACTTTCTAAGTTGGATAAAAATCAGCTTTATCAAATTGCTCATGGGTTTTCTCTCATGATGGAACTCATTAATGCCTGTGAAAGTGCTTACCGCATTTTTCGTATCAACCAAAGAACAGAAAAAGTCTACTCTGACAAACCGCAAGGCATTCATTATGTTTTAACAGCCCACCCAACTGAAGCCCGCACCAATGAATTTTTAATACTGTTCAAAGCAATTCGTGATTTTCTTATCGAGGTACTTAAATCCCCCTATCTGATGAATGAATCGCATTTGGATCAGATGCTTAAAATCTCACTCCAAATTAATATTTCTCCTCATAAAAAACCAAGTGTAGAAGACGAAGCTCGGTATATCTATCAATATGCACTCAGTCCTTTCAACATCGAACTGTATCATTCCTTTTTCACCAAAGGTGTTCCTATTCAATTACGTACCTGGGTAGGAGGGGATAAAGATGGACATTCGGGTGTTAATGAAAAAATAATGGTTAAAAGTCTCGAACTTTCTCGATCTTTTTTTGTTGCCTACATTCAGGAGTGCTTAAAAGAAGTGCTCGAAATTGTTAAACTCTCAACCGGATTGAATGCAAACAAAATTTTGGCAAATCAGATCAATCAACTTATTAGAAAAACACTCGACCTTAGAAAAATAAAACCTAAGGATCATGAAAAAGTTTCTGCGTTCAAAAATGAATTAACTGCAATACAAGCACACACCCTAAAATTTTTACATTTTAAACTCGAACAATTCTCAATTATTTCCAGCATTTTTCAGCTTTATCCTGCCTTAGTCATACCCATAGAGCTTAGAGAGGATTCAGCCGTCGTAAGAGAAAGTTTAACCAGCATCAAAAAAAGCACGATCACCAATATGCTTGAAAAAGTCTATTTAATAACCCATGGAACTGATCCCAAAAACTATATACGCGGTTTTATTCTCAGCATGGTTGAATCTGCTGAGGATATAAAAAACGGGATTAAATTAGTGAAACAAGTTTTTAGGAGCTACGCTTTACCTGTTGTACCCTTATTTGAAAATCAACTTGCGCTCACCAATGCTGATTCCATTTTAAATACTTCCATCACAGAAGATATTAGGGAGAAGCATCTTAAGCAATGGGATGGCAACTATGAAGTCATGCTGGGTTATTCCGACTCCTCTAAAGAAAATGGTGTATTACCTTCTCGGCTCATGATTGCTAGAAGCTTAAGAAGTATTCAATCTACACTAGAAAAAAAAAACCTGCGGCCCATTTTTTTTCATGGCTCAGGTGGCAGCATTGAGAGAGGCGGTGGCGACATCAAAGAACAAACCGCCTCTTGGTCCAAAGAAATGATGGCAAATTATAAAGCAACGATTCAGGGAGAAATGGTTGCACGACTCTTTGGATCGAGCTCTATACTCAAAAATCAAATTGACAAATTTCTTGATATTTATTCACAACAGGTAAAAAAAACGGATAATGATTATCCTGAGGAACTGTTATTATTTGCCACAAAAATCAGCCAAAAATATAAAACCCTGATAAAGAGCGAATGGTTTTGGTCAGTAATCGAACAAGCATCTCCCTATCATTTTTTGAAAGAACTTAAGATTGGCTCTCGTCCAACCAAACGAAAATCAGGAGCGGATCAAAGAAAACTTCGTGCCATCCCATGGATTTTATGCTGGACTCAAACACGACTTCTTTTCCCAACCTGGTGGGGAGTTGGTTCCACTTGGTTAGAATTAAATGCTCTTGGAAAAAATAAGCTTAAAGCTCTTTACCAAGAAAATGCTTTTTTTGCTTCCTTTGTCAAACAATTAGGAGTTACCCTTTCCAAGGTTTATCTCCCTATCTGGGAACAATACCTGTACCAATTGACTGGTTCCAATCAATATCTTGAACCTTTTCAATCAGAGTTGGAGTCAACAATCTTATTTTTCTACCAAATAACAGGTGAAAAGGACTTTTGTTTTCATCAGCCCTGGCTTGGAGAAAGTATTCAATTAAGATCAACCATGGTTCATCCTTTGAATCTCATTCAGATTGAGGCCATAAAAAGAAAAGATTTACCCCTTTTAAGAAAAACCGTCACCGGCATTTCTTGTGGTATGTTGACAACAGGATAA
- a CDS encoding DUF4239 domain-containing protein, which produces MHITAEMHGTRLVVSLIGGLFSIFLGFVTFISWTNYKEANSVVAQEVTQIYTTWENSRGFPSPIFQNIDKLLNAYVLSILNDEWFSMQKGKASSKTQDASNALYSEFLKYHPSDSYTQSFYNRAITSLNAATGARNQRISMLDVIIPTAWYLMILIGTFTIIFVSIFLLEGIFVEYCIHVMLCIFLSFYLTAIIVLSNPLSGLITISNQPYKALISRINA; this is translated from the coding sequence ATGCATATTACGGCCGAGATGCACGGTACACGATTGGTAGTCAGTCTTATAGGAGGTCTTTTTAGTATCTTTCTCGGATTTGTAACCTTTATCTCCTGGACCAATTACAAAGAAGCAAACAGTGTTGTTGCACAAGAAGTGACACAAATATATACAACTTGGGAGAACAGCAGAGGATTTCCATCTCCTATTTTTCAAAATATTGATAAATTACTTAATGCGTATGTTTTATCGATTCTCAATGATGAATGGTTCTCCATGCAAAAGGGAAAAGCATCATCAAAAACACAAGATGCAAGTAATGCACTCTATTCAGAATTCTTGAAATATCACCCATCAGACTCTTACACTCAATCCTTTTATAATAGAGCGATTACTTCTTTAAACGCAGCAACTGGAGCAAGAAACCAACGTATCAGTATGCTTGATGTCATTATCCCTACCGCGTGGTATCTGATGATCTTAATTGGAACATTTACGATTATATTCGTTTCAATTTTTTTGCTGGAAGGAATTTTTGTGGAGTATTGTATTCACGTGATGCTCTGCATATTTCTGTCATTTTATCTTACTGCAATCATCGTCTTAAGCAATCCTTTGTCTGGTTTGATTACAATTTCTAATCAACCCTATAAGGCTCTTATATCCAGGATAAATGCTTGA
- a CDS encoding GIY-YIG nuclease family protein → MSLAYVSILASQHHGTLYVGSTSDIIKRTWEHKNKVSPGFTAQYNVHMRVYHEAYELYVEAARREKRFKNWPRQWKINLIEKLNPQSRDLYEEICQ, encoded by the coding sequence ATGAGTCTGGCTTATGTTTCTATTCTTGCGAGTCAGCATCATGGTACTCTTTACGTAGGGTCTACGTCAGACATCATTAAACGGACTTGGGAACACAAAAATAAAGTCAGTCCTGGTTTCACTGCTCAGTATAACGTACATATGCGGGTCTATCATGAAGCATATGAATTATACGTTGAAGCAGCACGACGTGAAAAACGTTTCAAAAATTGGCCAAGACAATGGAAAATAAATTTAATAGAGAAACTAAACCCTCAATCGCGTGACCTGTATGAAGAAATTTGCCAATGA
- a CDS encoding Hsp20/alpha crystallin family protein, translating into MSKIAKLKHIHPAEHPSSPFIRLHNEVDRLFGEFSDFFSPTRFRGLEQFEQLNLAPSMDVVEDKDHFSIQLEMPGMDEKDIHLSIADNVLTISGEKSISKKNKHKKYVSREISYGKYERSISLPSSVNVDEVKANFKKGMLWVQLPKKEEARSGARDIKIEQA; encoded by the coding sequence ATGAGTAAAATAGCAAAATTAAAACATATTCACCCAGCTGAACATCCTTCCTCGCCTTTTATAAGACTGCACAATGAAGTAGACAGATTATTTGGCGAGTTTTCTGATTTTTTCTCACCCACTCGCTTTAGAGGTTTGGAGCAATTTGAGCAATTAAATCTTGCTCCATCTATGGATGTGGTTGAAGATAAAGATCACTTTAGCATTCAGCTTGAAATGCCAGGAATGGATGAAAAAGACATCCATCTGTCTATAGCAGATAATGTACTCACCATAAGTGGCGAAAAATCTATATCTAAAAAAAATAAACATAAAAAATATGTTTCTCGTGAAATCAGTTATGGAAAATATGAGCGCTCCATTTCATTACCTTCCTCCGTAAATGTTGATGAAGTGAAAGCAAACTTCAAAAAAGGAATGCTTTGGGTTCAACTTCCTAAAAAAGAAGAGGCGAGAAGTGGGGCTCGCGACATCAAAATTGAACAAGCCTAA
- the pgtP gene encoding MFS transporter: MAFLNFLKPAPYLDEIQDKTVVKQQYRYWRIRTFYAMYIGYALFYFTRKSFTFAMPALQSALGMTKTELGLIASILSLSYGISKFLSGILGDKSNPRYLMAIGLILTGIVNILFGLSSTWWLFAIFWGLNGWFQGWGWPGCTKLLTHWYSQSERGRWWSIWNTSHNVGGALIPLIVAMCAQYFGWRSAMFVPGIICILGGIFLINRLRDTPQSLGLPAIEQYKEDFSGSSNHHQEKIELSVKEILWNYVLSNQYIWILSISYLFIYIVRTAINDWSMLYLTEVKDYSLITAGSCIIWFEVGGFFGNLVAGWLSDKVFQGKRNPINVLFTAGVFATLILFTLTKEYIPFLDSLFLFFFGFFIFGPQMMIGMACAELTHKKAAATATGFAGFFAYCLGAVLAGAPLGAIIKNYGWDNFFLTLFICCLIPLLMMLPLWHVKVHPRSRNAEFSGKSEFAS; the protein is encoded by the coding sequence ATGGCATTTTTGAATTTTTTAAAACCTGCTCCTTATCTTGATGAAATTCAGGATAAAACTGTTGTTAAACAGCAATATCGTTATTGGCGTATTCGCACTTTTTATGCAATGTATATAGGCTATGCTTTGTTTTATTTTACGCGAAAAAGTTTTACATTCGCGATGCCTGCATTACAAAGCGCCTTGGGGATGACCAAAACTGAGTTAGGATTGATTGCTAGTATTTTGAGCTTGAGTTATGGCATCAGTAAATTTTTGAGTGGAATTCTAGGTGATAAGTCAAATCCTCGTTATTTAATGGCGATTGGGCTAATTTTGACAGGTATTGTTAATATTTTGTTTGGATTGTCTTCCACTTGGTGGTTGTTTGCTATTTTTTGGGGATTGAATGGATGGTTCCAAGGGTGGGGATGGCCAGGATGTACTAAATTATTAACTCATTGGTATTCTCAATCCGAACGCGGTCGTTGGTGGAGTATTTGGAATACATCTCATAACGTTGGTGGTGCATTAATTCCATTAATTGTTGCTATGTGCGCGCAGTATTTCGGCTGGCGTTCAGCCATGTTTGTTCCGGGGATCATCTGCATTTTAGGAGGTATTTTTTTAATCAATCGTTTAAGAGATACTCCGCAGTCGCTTGGTTTACCTGCAATAGAACAATATAAAGAAGATTTCTCCGGTTCGTCAAATCACCACCAAGAAAAAATAGAACTTTCAGTCAAAGAAATTCTTTGGAATTATGTGTTAAGCAATCAATATATTTGGATACTCTCCATTTCTTATTTATTTATTTACATTGTCCGAACAGCCATTAATGATTGGAGCATGCTGTACTTAACGGAAGTGAAAGATTATTCCTTAATCACCGCAGGTAGTTGTATCATCTGGTTTGAGGTGGGTGGTTTTTTTGGAAATCTGGTTGCAGGCTGGCTTTCCGATAAAGTATTTCAAGGGAAACGCAATCCAATCAATGTGCTTTTTACTGCAGGCGTATTTGCCACGTTGATACTATTTACACTGACTAAGGAATATATACCATTCCTCGATTCTTTGTTTCTTTTTTTCTTTGGTTTTTTTATCTTTGGCCCACAAATGATGATTGGTATGGCGTGTGCGGAGTTAACACATAAAAAAGCAGCGGCGACTGCAACTGGCTTTGCCGGATTTTTCGCTTATTGTTTAGGTGCTGTTCTGGCGGGTGCGCCTTTGGGGGCAATTATCAAAAATTACGGGTGGGATAATTTCTTCCTCACATTGTTTATTTGCTGCTTGATTCCATTATTGATGATGCTCCCACTTTGGCATGTGAAGGTTCATCCACGGTCTCGTAACGCAGAATTTTCGGGCAAATCTGAGTTTGCTTCGTGA
- a CDS encoding GNAT family N-acetyltransferase — MITLREPSAQDETVFISTMKNSRDIHFPFITAPCTSEEFQAYLSRSRQESEQYYIAWNNNQHIIGVFNISGIIRGSFKSAYLGYYASAECLGKGLMSKTLKLVLKEIFTTLELHRIEANIQPTNTASIQLATKNGFIKEGFSPRYLKINGIWQDHFRFALTFEDWLARQLPSSPPKGEDQTTYPIVIENQTFALRSQKRSL, encoded by the coding sequence ATGATTACACTACGCGAACCTTCCGCCCAAGATGAAACTGTTTTTATTTCTACAATGAAAAATAGCCGTGATATTCATTTTCCCTTTATAACTGCTCCTTGTACTTCTGAAGAGTTCCAAGCTTATTTGAGTAGGAGTAGACAAGAAAGTGAACAATACTATATTGCATGGAATAATAACCAACACATTATCGGTGTTTTTAATATTAGCGGCATTATACGCGGCTCATTTAAAAGCGCTTATTTAGGTTATTATGCCTCTGCAGAATGCCTAGGCAAAGGATTAATGAGCAAGACACTTAAGCTTGTTCTAAAAGAGATATTCACGACTCTAGAGCTTCATCGAATTGAAGCCAATATCCAACCTACAAATACTGCATCGATACAACTGGCAACGAAAAACGGTTTCATTAAAGAAGGGTTTTCACCTCGCTATTTGAAAATCAATGGCATCTGGCAAGATCATTTTCGTTTTGCACTTACTTTCGAAGATTGGCTAGCAAGGCAGCTGCCTTCATCCCCTCCTAAAGGAGAAGATCAGACAACATATCCCATAGTTATTGAAAATCAAACCTTTGCTCTACGCTCGCAAAAACGGTCCCTTTAG
- a CDS encoding cyclic nucleotide-binding domain-containing protein, with protein sequence MEEIIDEEIIKILQKNNLFSSLSNKQLNDLIPLIKVIDFDANKLIIYENDNPLDLYIIWKGEVEVLKKAKDGTELRISTLQSGEAIGEMGLIDNSPRSATIRTIAPTKLLVFSIADLKNLTKNTLFYNQLISKLSDVINELQFYINEQPTYLTLISNLAGTLSNRIRQTNQLTVDTLRSDLEHTKARIAMGKFMIDVLLVVVIYMYTFSVLAKLAHSHQSTSIVSIPLIIFFGIIVLFMMKNSSYPLQFYGLTLNNWRRALWEGIWLSIPLILLIVLIKWLVINLVPQFSHLTLINAVILTGNDMHPNHNLPSLIALVLAYLVFTPIQELIARGALQSSLQEFLIGPNRIWWAILMSNILFSVTHLHVSISLAIAVLIPGFFWGWLYYRHKTLIGVSISHLIVGGLAFFVFDIRSIFAF encoded by the coding sequence ATGGAAGAAATAATAGATGAAGAGATAATTAAAATACTTCAAAAAAATAATCTATTTAGTTCGCTATCAAACAAACAACTAAATGATTTAATACCGCTCATTAAGGTTATCGATTTTGATGCGAATAAATTAATAATTTATGAAAATGATAACCCTCTTGACTTGTATATTATCTGGAAAGGCGAAGTCGAGGTCTTGAAAAAAGCGAAAGATGGAACCGAGTTACGTATTTCCACACTTCAATCTGGGGAAGCAATTGGAGAAATGGGATTAATTGATAATTCGCCACGATCGGCTACTATTCGTACAATAGCGCCAACTAAACTGCTTGTTTTCTCTATTGCCGATCTCAAGAACCTCACGAAGAATACTCTTTTTTACAATCAGCTAATTAGTAAGCTGTCTGATGTTATCAATGAATTGCAATTTTATATTAACGAGCAGCCAACATATCTTACACTAATTTCTAATCTTGCGGGCACACTCAGCAATCGCATCCGTCAAACAAATCAATTGACCGTGGATACGTTAAGAAGCGATCTTGAGCATACAAAAGCTCGTATCGCGATGGGCAAATTCATGATTGATGTTCTCTTAGTGGTTGTAATCTATATGTATACATTTAGTGTACTTGCAAAGTTAGCGCATAGCCACCAATCAACAAGTATAGTCAGTATTCCTTTAATTATTTTTTTTGGGATTATCGTTTTATTTATGATGAAAAATAGTAGTTATCCCTTACAATTTTATGGTCTAACCCTTAACAATTGGCGACGAGCGCTATGGGAAGGTATTTGGTTGAGTATACCTCTTATTTTATTAATAGTTTTAATTAAATGGTTGGTAATAAATCTTGTTCCTCAATTTAGTCATTTAACATTAATTAATGCAGTAATATTAACTGGGAATGATATGCATCCAAACCATAATCTTCCTTCATTGATTGCATTGGTACTCGCTTATTTGGTCTTTACTCCTATCCAAGAATTAATTGCTCGTGGTGCCTTACAAAGCTCTTTGCAGGAATTTTTAATTGGTCCAAATCGTATTTGGTGGGCTATTTTAATGTCAAATATCTTATTTAGCGTAACCCATCTTCATGTATCCATCAGCTTGGCTATTGCAGTATTAATTCCAGGTTTTTTTTGGGGTTGGCTCTATTATAGGCATAAAACACTTATTGGTGTTTCAATCTCTCATTTAATTGTAGGTGGTTTGGCTTTCTTTGTTTTTGATATACGCAGTATCTTTGCCTTTTAG
- a CDS encoding heavy metal translocating P-type ATPase has product MSLSLISVKSKWQLYVGLVALIAIGVYLVMLAFHIPASNIPLLFVIVIGGIPVFLQILFKLFKGNLGADSLAAIALVTGVILHQYLAATLIVLMLASGQTLEYYAMRKASFVLRSLVARMPSIAHRKINSHIEDIPLLDIKIEDLIVIYPHETCPVDGIVIDGHGSMDESYLTGEPYQISKTPGTFVLSGAINGETLLVIKTTKLTSDSRYSAIVKVLEEAEQKRPSIRRLGDQIGAIFAPIALIFAIVAWYVTGDAIRFLSVLVIATPCPLLIAIPITIISAISRAARQAIVIKDPTVLEQLPTCKTAIFDKTGTLTYGKPALTEIHVTSNCTKEMVLQYLASLERYSKHPLSSAVLSAAKKENITLLDSSNVSEKPGQGLRGIIGKHKILITSRKKMLEENPESINLLPPIAPGLECIVMIDNKYAASVHFHDAPRIESKSFLGHLAPSHQFKKIMLVSGDRESEVVYLANLLNIKEIRASQSPEQKLAIVREEIKKAPTVFMGDGINDAPALTAATVGIAFGQYSNVTAEAAGAVIMENTLSKVDELIHLSLNTRRIASQSAIGGMFLSIIGMGFAAGGFINPVSGAIIQEVIDILAIVNALRLALGSRIKIDLPEFSK; this is encoded by the coding sequence ATGAGCCTATCTTTAATCTCAGTAAAGTCAAAGTGGCAATTATATGTTGGACTAGTAGCATTAATTGCAATTGGCGTATATCTTGTGATGCTGGCTTTCCATATTCCAGCATCTAATATCCCCCTATTGTTTGTTATAGTTATTGGGGGTATTCCTGTATTTCTACAAATTTTATTTAAATTATTTAAAGGAAATTTAGGCGCAGATTCATTGGCTGCGATCGCATTAGTCACTGGTGTTATTTTACATCAGTACCTGGCAGCAACATTAATCGTTCTTATGCTTGCAAGTGGGCAAACCTTAGAATATTACGCTATGCGGAAAGCATCTTTTGTTTTGCGCTCTCTTGTAGCGCGTATGCCGTCAATAGCTCACCGAAAAATAAACAGTCATATTGAAGATATTCCATTATTAGATATTAAAATAGAGGACTTAATTGTTATTTATCCGCATGAAACTTGTCCTGTAGATGGTATTGTTATTGACGGGCATGGGTCTATGGATGAATCTTATTTGACAGGAGAACCCTATCAAATCTCTAAAACACCAGGGACCTTCGTCTTATCTGGCGCTATTAATGGAGAAACTTTACTTGTTATAAAAACAACTAAACTTACCTCAGATTCACGCTATTCTGCAATTGTAAAAGTATTAGAGGAAGCAGAGCAAAAACGTCCCTCGATCAGACGCTTAGGTGATCAAATTGGGGCAATCTTTGCACCTATAGCTCTTATTTTTGCAATCGTTGCTTGGTATGTCACTGGGGATGCAATACGTTTTCTTTCTGTACTGGTGATTGCAACACCATGTCCGCTATTAATCGCTATTCCTATTACAATTATTAGTGCTATTTCAAGAGCTGCAAGACAGGCTATCGTTATCAAAGATCCAACCGTTCTCGAACAATTACCGACCTGCAAAACTGCCATTTTTGACAAAACAGGCACACTCACCTATGGGAAGCCTGCTTTAACAGAAATTCATGTGACGTCAAATTGTACTAAAGAAATGGTTTTACAATATCTGGCAAGCCTGGAACGCTATTCAAAACATCCTCTTTCAAGTGCTGTTTTAAGTGCCGCAAAAAAAGAAAATATAACTCTTCTTGACTCTTCAAATGTATCGGAAAAACCTGGGCAAGGATTACGAGGAATTATTGGTAAACATAAAATTCTCATTACTAGCCGAAAAAAAATGTTAGAAGAAAATCCTGAGAGTATTAATTTATTACCACCCATTGCACCTGGACTAGAATGTATCGTCATGATTGATAATAAATATGCAGCTTCGGTACATTTCCATGATGCTCCACGTATTGAAAGTAAATCATTCTTAGGTCATTTAGCCCCATCACATCAATTTAAAAAAATTATGTTGGTTTCTGGAGACCGTGAGTCAGAAGTTGTCTATTTAGCTAATTTATTAAATATAAAAGAAATTCGTGCGTCACAAAGTCCAGAGCAAAAACTGGCTATAGTTCGAGAGGAAATAAAAAAAGCGCCAACGGTTTTTATGGGCGATGGCATTAATGATGCGCCTGCACTCACAGCAGCAACAGTTGGCATTGCTTTTGGGCAATACAGTAATGTAACCGCTGAAGCGGCGGGGGCCGTTATTATGGAAAACACATTATCCAAGGTGGATGAATTAATCCATCTTAGCTTAAATACTCGAAGAATTGCTTCACAAAGTGCTATTGGCGGAATGTTCCTTAGTATCATAGGAATGGGGTTTGCAGCAGGAGGATTTATCAATCCAGTCAGTGGCGCGATAATTCAAGAGGTAATTGACATTCTTGCAATTGTTAATGCCTTAAGATTGGCTTTAGGTTCTCGAATTAAAATTGATTTACCAGAATTTTCAAAATGA
- a CDS encoding outer membrane beta-barrel protein, whose product MKKNIFLGLFPYMTLAITTSSAWSKNIQSSSSCDPYRNYSCLDSYLGEDFITRFFRYYKLETGHAAAPSDPHAPTSHRAGWPATPESPPPMPFTEWPYGATTSLGVSLPNSVDSPLMVGVANTPVGKWLQKNHIQIYGWVNGGGNLSTNTEKPAGNAPMAYLYTPNTIQLDQAVLYMERVPDTVQTNHVDWGFRLSGIYGENYHYTTAYGIASYQLLNNNSVYGYDFPMVYGELYIPNVARGLLFRVGRYISIPDIEAQLAPNNYMYSHSMTYTFDNYTNEGIVASLAVAKNVIFQLGLVGGTDTAIWNIGKKVKNPAPNPLYPNPTFLKDPGARISAVACARFTWNDGKDTFYPCMDGINNGVWGYNNLQWYGFTYYHKFNERWHIAYEIYTLHQNHVANINNPIAAALIATGGTPFSPQYIPFNAPNAAQCNSTSALSCTASVLATVAYINYQFSPLDNISFRPEFYDDKQGQRTGVKTRYLNFGLGWQHWLSPQIELRPEIDYDYALDRNAFNGNANAGISPSKRYTVLGAMDIIAHF is encoded by the coding sequence TTGAAAAAAAATATTTTTTTAGGATTGTTTCCTTATATGACTCTAGCTATAACGACTTCTTCAGCTTGGTCTAAAAATATTCAATCAAGTTCTAGTTGCGATCCTTATCGCAACTATTCATGTTTGGATAGTTATTTAGGTGAAGATTTTATTACACGTTTTTTTCGTTATTATAAGTTGGAAACAGGTCATGCAGCTGCACCGTCCGATCCTCATGCCCCCACTTCACATCGAGCAGGTTGGCCTGCAACCCCAGAGTCGCCCCCCCCGATGCCTTTTACTGAATGGCCTTACGGTGCAACCACTTCATTAGGGGTCAGCCTTCCTAATTCCGTTGATAGCCCCCTGATGGTTGGTGTTGCGAATACTCCTGTTGGAAAATGGTTACAAAAGAACCATATTCAAATTTACGGTTGGGTTAATGGTGGCGGCAATCTAAGTACCAACACGGAAAAACCTGCCGGGAACGCCCCTATGGCCTATCTATATACACCTAATACTATTCAACTGGATCAAGCAGTACTTTACATGGAACGTGTTCCAGATACAGTGCAAACAAACCATGTCGATTGGGGTTTTAGACTATCGGGGATATATGGAGAAAACTACCACTATACCACGGCATATGGAATTGCCAGTTATCAGCTTTTAAATAACAACTCGGTTTATGGCTACGACTTCCCCATGGTTTATGGTGAATTATATATTCCTAATGTAGCTCGAGGATTACTTTTTCGCGTTGGACGTTATATTTCTATTCCTGATATTGAGGCTCAACTTGCACCTAATAATTACATGTATTCGCACTCTATGACGTACACTTTTGATAACTATACCAATGAAGGGATAGTAGCGAGTCTAGCTGTTGCTAAAAATGTCATTTTTCAGTTAGGTTTAGTAGGAGGGACTGATACCGCGATTTGGAATATAGGGAAAAAAGTTAAGAATCCTGCTCCAAATCCTTTGTATCCCAATCCAACTTTTCTAAAAGATCCCGGAGCAAGGATATCAGCAGTTGCTTGTGCTCGTTTCACCTGGAATGATGGCAAAGATACATTCTATCCTTGTATGGATGGCATCAATAATGGCGTATGGGGTTATAATAATCTTCAGTGGTATGGATTTACCTACTATCATAAATTCAACGAGCGTTGGCATATTGCTTATGAAATTTATACACTCCATCAAAACCACGTTGCCAACATCAATAATCCCATTGCGGCTGCACTCATTGCTACTGGAGGAACACCTTTTTCACCACAATACATACCATTTAATGCGCCAAATGCTGCACAATGCAATAGTACATCAGCACTGAGTTGTACTGCATCGGTATTAGCGACGGTAGCTTATATTAATTATCAATTCTCCCCTCTTGATAATATTTCCTTTAGGCCTGAATTTTATGATGACAAACAAGGACAACGAACGGGTGTAAAAACTCGTTATCTTAACTTTGGACTTGGTTGGCAACATTGGTTATCGCCGCAAATCGAACTGCGCCCAGAAATTGATTACGATTATGCACTGGATAGGAATGCATTTAATGGCAACGCTAATGCAGGAATTTCCCCAAGCAAACGTTATACTGTATTAGGTGCCATGGATATTATTGCTCATTTTTGA